The following coding sequences lie in one Catharus ustulatus isolate bCatUst1 chromosome 5, bCatUst1.pri.v2, whole genome shotgun sequence genomic window:
- the THAP9 gene encoding DNA transposase THAP9, which yields MTRSCSALGCTARDTGRSRERGISFHQFPVDAAQRREWIRAVNRVDPQSRRAWRPGPGAILCSRHFAEGDFERYGLRRKLRRGAVPSRFLPSVRAGTGRAPLCSRGFAVRRDLPFASPARSRRPPGGGAAGPPCGRCLQGQRAAEPRPPPAAPPHQPPAAGRCGPAHRRRTVPSILRELAEKRQLSEEIVSLLQAQFSDLPRELHSWRQIADYSPEMRQFACLLHLYHIKTYDYLRKILPLPHPYSLTNWLSNNEAAAGFSSDIFLQLQEEVERGDQAYRYCAVLVQDVSLQKQQEWDLHTKRLTGFIDLGAGVLDADEAPLASEAIILMAVGISSSWTAPLGYFLVNSMSGRFLAQLLRQAINKLNNVGIVVLAVTSGASARGAETARALGIRIDPKRIQCTFHHPPGSAHSIAYFFDVCHALLLIRNALQCFQKLEWLGDTVWWQHVVELAALQEQRVLELCSAESGRAGSEGSFHLKVNLATLLFSEGAAEALEHLQKLGLASFQNCSGTVKFVRLMSSLCDVFYGRGPYGNEPFLAGNHTKIRNLFDEVKSCFVNLTDSVGRYIIKSKRRLGFLSILLNAESLRWLSSNYTCPEGTPSHHLHTHAFSLDPLEQFLRTLQQACGSSGSPTSAVFQAAYHKLLASCSLTPSSPHSSGSASPQDVSLSQRRALTLGSIRAQCHPAPGRTLAPEYPYSAGLLLPSCALSNALTDLSLYAQSLTCTAGWVAEQLALDLQCEACLASLFEADESRLRYRSVLYIKKLGGVSLPSASVHHITSTAEQVLKQYAKVGGANKNTKLWHLPLEQKVFQELMGESPLFPTLTNHLLEGELSINNHYTVLVREITRCYLNIRTSPLHHLNLKYPCRRAKWKRLKGKHLFPSPLGSCQSS from the exons ATGACGCGGAGCTGCTCCGCGCTGGGCTGCACCGCGCGCGACACCGGGCGGAGCCGCGAGCGCGGCATCTCCTTCCACCA GTTCCCGGTGGACGCCGCGCAGCGCCGCGAGTGGATCCGCGCCGTGAACCGCGTGGACCCGCAGAGCCGCCGCGCGTggcggcccggccccggcgccATCCTCTGCTCCCGCCACTTCGCCGAAGGGGACTTCGAGCGCTACGGGCTGCGGCGGAAGCTGCGGCGGGGGGCCGTGCCCTCCCGCTTCCTCCCCTCGGTGCGGGCGGGTACCGGCCGCGCTCCCCTCTGCTCCCGGGGGTTCGCCGTGCGCCGTGACCTCCCGTTTGCTTCCCCCGCCAGGAGCCGCCGGCCGccgggaggaggagcagcaggaccccCGTGCGGGCGCTG cctgcagggacagcgggCGGCCGAGCcgcggcccccgcccgccgccccgccgcaCCAGCCGCCCGCCGCCGGGAGATGCGGCCCCGCGCACCGGCGCAGGACCGTGCCGAGCATCCTCAGGGAGCTGGCGGAGAAGCGGCAGCTTTCTGAGGAAATCGTGAGTTTGCTGCAGGCGCAGTTTTCAG ATTTGCCTCGAGAGTTGCACAGCTGGAGGCAGATAGCAGACTACTCACCAGAAATGAGGCAATTTGCTTGTCTTCTCCATCTCTACCATATTAAGACCTACGATTACCTACGGAAGATTCTTCCTCTCCCTCATCCTTACAGCCTGACAAA ctggctGTCTAATAAcgaggctgctgcaggcttcagcagtgacatttttctCCAGCTTCAGGAAGAGGTGGAGAGGGGGGATCAGGCGTACCGCTACTGCGCCGTGCTGGTGCAGGATGTGtccctgcagaagcagcaggagtggGACCTGCACACCAAGCGGCTGACGGGCTTTATTGACTTGGGAGCGGGCGTCCTGGATGCTGACGAAGCTCCGCTGGCGTCGGAAGCGATAATCCTCATGGCAGTCGGCATCTCGAGCTCTTGGACAGCTCCCCTTGGCTATTTCTTGGTGAACAGCATGTCCGGCCGCTTCCTCGCTCAGCTCCTTCGTCAGGCCATCAATAAGCTGAACAACGTTGGGATCGTGGTCCTGGCTGTGACATCGGGTGCCTCTGCTCGTGGTGCTGAGACTGCCAGAGCTTTGGGGATCAGGATAGATCCCAAAAGGATTCAGTGCACTTTCCATCATCCACCCGGTTCTGCTCACAGCATTGCATACTTCTTTGACGTTTGTCATGCCCTCTTGCTGATAAGGAATGCTCTGCAGTGCTTCCAGAAGTTAGAGTGGCTCGGTGACACCGTGTGGTGGCAGCATGTGGTGGAGCTGGCAGctttgcaggagcagagggtgttggagctgtgcagtgccgagtcaggcagggctggcagtgaaGGGAGTTTCCACCTGAAGGTCAACCTTGCTACCCTGCTGTTCAGCGAGGGTGCtgctgaggcactggagcaCCTCCAGAAGCTGGGCCTGGCCTCGTTCCAGAACTGCAGCGGGACTGTCAAGTTTGTGCGTCTGATGAGCTCTTTGTGCGACGTATTTTATGGCAGAGGTCCCTATGGAAATGAGCCTTTCCTAGCTGGAAATCACACCAAAATAAGGAATCTCTTTGATGAGGTCAAGAGCTGCTTTGTCAACTTAACAGACTCTGTGGGGAGATACATTATTAAGAGCAAACGCAGACTGGGATTTCTGAGCATCTTGCTCAATGCTGAAAGCCTCAGGTGGCTTTCCTCCAACTACACATGTCCAGAAGGCACTCCTTCCCACCACCTCCACACACATGCCTTCAGCCTGGACCCCCTGGAGCAGTTTCTCAGGACTCTCCAGCAAgcctgtggcagcagtggcagccccACCTCCGCTGTGTTCCAGGCTGCTTACCACAAACTGCTGGCCAGCTGCAGCCTGACACCCAGCTCACCacacagcagtggcagtgccagcccccaGGACGTATCCCTGTCTCAGAGGAGAGCTCTGACTCTGGGCAGCATTCGTGCTCAGTGtcacccagctcctgggaggaCTCTGGCCCCAGAGTACCCCTACAGTGCAGGCCTGCTTttgcccagctgtgccttgAGCAATGCCCTGACAGATCTGTCACTGTACGCACAGAGcctcacctgcactgctggctgggTGGCTGAGCAGTTGGCCTTGGACTTGCAGTGTGAGGCTTGTCTTGCCTCTCTGTTTGAGGCAGATGAGAGCAGGCTAAGATACAGGTCTGTGCTCTACATAAAAAAGTTGGGTGGCGTGAGTCTGCCCTCAGCCAGTGTGCACCACATAACAAGCACTGCAGAACAAGTCCTAAAACAATATGCCAAAGTAGGAGGTGCCAACAAAAATACCAAACTGTGGCATTTGCCTCTAGAACAGAAAGTCTTCCAGGAGCTTATGGGAGAAAGCCCCCTCTTTCCCACCCTCACAAACCACTTACTTGAGGGGGAGCTGAGCATCAACAACCACTACACAGTCTTAGTAAGGGAAATCACACGGTGTTACTTGAACATAAGAACAAGCCCCCTCCATCACCTGAATTTGAAATACCCTTGCAGAAGGGCCAAATGGAAGAGACTGAAGGGAAAGCATTTGTTTCCATCACCACTGGGTAGCTGTCAGTCAAGTTAG